GCAAAGTTTACACCATAAATGAATGGCATGGTGGCGGTGAAATTCCTGCCGCAGCTAGAGCAATTCTCAGCGAAGATATGCTGTCTTGGACGGAATACAATACCTGGGATGAATCAAATCTGACGCTGGAATGGCAAATCAAAACTCATGCTTTCACAGAAGCCGTACATTGTGGTGGGAAAAATCAATTCATTGCTGAGGGCGATACAACTTTAATTCAGAGTCGGGGAGCAATGAGTATCGATCCGCATCAGATGAAGGGAGTGCCTTGGTTTCTGACTGGGACTATAGCCCATGTGGTTGAGGATTTTTTAGGTAAAAAAATCGAACCTAATTTATTACAAATGAGCGAAGGCGTGCGTCATTTTTTAGAACAAGCAACAAAAAATCGATCGCTTTGACACGGATTTTCTCTAACTTCTGTGCTTGGGCGATCGCCAGTTTATCTCTGCTGCGTCAAGATGTCAACCGCTACTTCTTTATGAGGATTCGCAAGAGTAAAAATCCGCTAGAGTAGAACACAGTGCCAAAGAATACGCCATATTCATCTCGGCATTTTACTCCAGCTGACAATGAGTTATTTAGAGACAACAGCAAAGTTTTACTCCGAAGTCGCAGAAACACCCCAAATCGGTCTATGCTGCGTGCAAAGCAGTCCCCTGCAACTACCCGGACTCAAAATTCCCCTGGCAATGCAGGAAATGAACTACGGTTGCGGTACAACTGTCCACCCTACCGAACTAGCTAACCAGCCGACAGTACTATATGTAGGCGTTGGTGGTGGTTTAGAGGCATTACAATTCGCTTATTTTTCTCGCCGTCCTGGTGCTGTGATTGCTGTCGATCCAGTTGCAGCCATGCGCGAAGCAGCTACACGGAACCTACAAGCTGCTGTGACAGAAAATTCTTGGTTCGATCCTAGTTTCGTCGAAATTCGGGCAGGTGATGCTTTTAATCTTCCCGTACCAGATACCTCTGTGGATGTAGTAGCGCAGAACTGTCTGTTTAATATATTTGAGCCAGATGATTTAACTCTTGCCTTAAAAGAAGCTTGGCGAGTGCTAAAACCAGGCGGACGCTTGCAAATGAGCGATCCAATCGCCACTCGTCCGATTCCAGTACACCTGCAACAAGATGAAAGACTGCGGGCGATGTGTCTGTCAGGCGCACTCACATATGATGAGTATACTCAGACGATCGTAGATGCTGGTTTTGGACAAGTTGAAATTCGGGCGCGTCGTCCCTATCGGTTGTTAGATTGTCATACATACAACCTGGAAGAAAATTTGCTTTTAGAAAGCCTCGATTCTGTATCTTTCAAAGTGCCAATCCCAGATGATGGAGCCTGTATTTTTACAGGAAAAACAGCCATTTATGCTGGTACAGAATCCTTTTTTGATGACTCAGCCGGACACGTACTTCAACAAGGAATTCCAGCCGCAGTCTGCGATAAAACAGCAGCCAAACTCGCTGCTTTGATGCCAACTGAAGTTATAGTGACTAATTCAACTTGGCACTATACTGGGGGCGGATGTTGTTAGTTAATAGTTAATAGTTAATAGTTAATGGTTGATGGTTGATGGTTGAGATGAATCGAAAATTGACCATTAACTATCGATCGCAAAAGAAAAGTACCGCTCAAATCATGATTCAAACATCAATTACACCTTTCGCCCGTAAATTAAAAACGCCTTTAACTAAAAGTCAAATCAAAGTTTTACAAATAAATTTAGGTAAGCGCTGTAACCTGGCTTGCACTCATTGTCATGTTGAGGCAAGTCCAAAACGAACAGAGGAACTTTCACCCGTAATTTGCAGTCAATTAATTCAAGTTATCGAACGATTTCCTGAAATTCAAATTGTTGATTTAACTGGTGGCGCTCCAGAAATGAATTACGGTTTTAAACCTATAGTTGAAGCCGCACGCCAACATGGTAAGCAAGTTATTGTTAGATCTAATTTAACGATTTACTTTGAACCTGGTTTTGAAGATTTGCCAGAATATTGCACTCGACATCAAACGAGAATCGTTGCTTCACTCCCCTGCTATATGGCTACCAATGTGGATAAAATGCGAGGACAAGGAGTTTTCGACGCTTCGATCGCAGCAATACAAACCCTAAATCGGTTGGGTTATGGTAAAGAGCCTGAATTAATTCTCGACTTGGTATACAATCCTCAACTACCAGTCAGCGATCGCTTCTCTCTGACTCCCGACCAACATAAGCTAGAAAAGGATTATAAAATCTTTTTGCAAGAACATTTTGGAATCACATTCAATAACTTATTTACAATTACTAACTTACCAGTAGGGCGCACGCTGCTACACCTACAAAGAAAAAAACTGTACGCTTCATACTTGGAATTTCTAGAGTCTAATTTTAATCCGAATACAGTCGAACACTTAATGTGTCGGGACGAACTTTCTGTAGATTACTTAGGTAATATCTACGACTGTGATTTTAATCAAATGATGAATTTACCTGCCAAAACTCGTGCTGGGGAAACTTTAACAGTAGCGAAAATTTTGGCAGCAGGGACTTTAGGCGTAATCGATGAAATTCAAACCGCACCCTATTGTTACGGCTGCACGGCTGGGAGCGGTTCCAGTTGTGGTGGAGCGTTGACAGAGAGCAGGGAGTAGGGAGCAGGGACCAGGGAGAATTACTTTTGAGTTTTGACTTTTAACTTTTGACTTTTGACTTCTGCCTTACTGCACCAGTAAAGCCACAGCATAGGCGCAGATCCCTTCCTCGCGTCCTTCGGGACCTAATTTTTCGTTGGTAGTCGCTTTGATGCCGATTTGTTCTGGCTCCACTTGCAGAACGGTAGCAAGGCGATCGCGCATGGCTGTAATATGAGGTTTTAGTTTTGGGCGTTCTGCTACGACTACGGAATCGATATTACCAATTTGCCAACCCCTTTCTTGAATCAATTGGTTGACTTTACTCAGCAGTACCAAACTATCTGCACCTTTCCATTGCGGATCGGACGGGGGGAAATACAAGCCAATATCTCCCAGACTCAGCGCCCCCAGCATGGCATCCATAATTGCATGGGTGAGTACGTCAGCATCGCTATGTCCTAACAATCCCAATTCATGCGGAATTTCTACCCCTCCCAAAATTAAACGGCGTTCTGTAGTTAGTTGGTGGATGTCGTAGCCGTTACCGATGCGAATTTTTTGCATAGAATGAATTTCCTGTGAATATATGTAATTGAGTTGTTAATTATTGGCAATACAACTTTAAAACTTTGCGATCGCCAAAAAGAGATTTTAGATCGCCAACACTAATCTACCAGGCGCAGTCAGTCATTTAGCCAAGTTGGGAGATTTTGTATAATCGCTCCCACAAATCTTTGGGACTTAACTGCTATGTCTTACACCCAAGAAATTAGTCGCGCCACGCCGGGATACCTAGTCATCCTGATCGATCAATCTTTCTCTATGTGCTATCCGTTTGGTTCCGCAGGCACGAAATCGAAAGAATGCGCTAAGGCTGTGAATCGGGTATTGCGCGAGACAGTCTTAGCTTGTACTGATGGCGAGGACATTAAAAATAGCTGCGACATCTCAGTATTGGGCTATGGCAAGCTAAAAGATGCAGCCGTCAATGCTTTTTCGGGAACATTAGCCGCGAAACCAGTTGTCACCATTCAAGAACTGACTGAAAATTGCTTGCGAGTCGAAACTATCAAAAGAAAAGTATCGGATGGAGCAGGCGGATTAGTAGAAATCGACGACCAATTTCCGATCTGGATCGAACCTGCGGCGGTGGGAGAAACTCCTATGACAGAAGCATTTGAAATGGCGCATCAATTAGTCCAAGACTGGATTGAAACGCATCCCTCAAGCTTTCCCCCTGTTGTAATTAATATTACCGATGGTGAAGCCGACTCCTTACCCACAACCCGCAAAGCAGCTGAGGCACTCGCAGGACTAGAAACGGATGATGGCAAGACTTTGTTACTCAACGCTCATATCTCTGGCAATGCAGCACAAGAAGTCGTCCTTCCCGCTGCTCCCACCCAGTTACCCAAGGGAGATAGTTACGCTCAATTTTTATTTGAAACTTCTAGCGAATTGCCCCCAAATATGCTCGAACGAGCTGCGGCATCTGGGTTGAATCCAACTCCATATGCTAAAGGTTTTGTGTATAATGCCAAACTCGAAACCCTGATTCAACTATTAGAAATAGGAACAAAAGCAGAATTTCGCGGGTAGATTATCTACTTAAATTCAATGTCTTATGAAATCCGCTATTTCTCTCTACCTAAAGTTGGCGAACTAGAGCAAAACATTCAAGATCGCTTTGAGAACAGCCCCGATGGTAGTTTAG
This window of the Chroococcidiopsis thermalis PCC 7203 genome carries:
- the arsM gene encoding arsenosugar biosynthesis arsenite methyltransferase ArsM yields the protein MSYLETTAKFYSEVAETPQIGLCCVQSSPLQLPGLKIPLAMQEMNYGCGTTVHPTELANQPTVLYVGVGGGLEALQFAYFSRRPGAVIAVDPVAAMREAATRNLQAAVTENSWFDPSFVEIRAGDAFNLPVPDTSVDVVAQNCLFNIFEPDDLTLALKEAWRVLKPGGRLQMSDPIATRPIPVHLQQDERLRAMCLSGALTYDEYTQTIVDAGFGQVEIRARRPYRLLDCHTYNLEENLLLESLDSVSFKVPIPDDGACIFTGKTAIYAGTESFFDDSAGHVLQQGIPAAVCDKTAAKLAALMPTEVIVTNSTWHYTGGGCC
- the ispF gene encoding 2-C-methyl-D-erythritol 2,4-cyclodiphosphate synthase — its product is MQKIRIGNGYDIHQLTTERRLILGGVEIPHELGLLGHSDADVLTHAIMDAMLGALSLGDIGLYFPPSDPQWKGADSLVLLSKVNQLIQERGWQIGNIDSVVVAERPKLKPHITAMRDRLATVLQVEPEQIGIKATTNEKLGPEGREEGICAYAVALLVQ
- the arsS gene encoding arsenosugar biosynthesis radical SAM (seleno)protein ArsS (Some members of this family are selenoproteins.) → MIQTSITPFARKLKTPLTKSQIKVLQINLGKRCNLACTHCHVEASPKRTEELSPVICSQLIQVIERFPEIQIVDLTGGAPEMNYGFKPIVEAARQHGKQVIVRSNLTIYFEPGFEDLPEYCTRHQTRIVASLPCYMATNVDKMRGQGVFDASIAAIQTLNRLGYGKEPELILDLVYNPQLPVSDRFSLTPDQHKLEKDYKIFLQEHFGITFNNLFTITNLPVGRTLLHLQRKKLYASYLEFLESNFNPNTVEHLMCRDELSVDYLGNIYDCDFNQMMNLPAKTRAGETLTVAKILAAGTLGVIDEIQTAPYCYGCTAGSGSSCGGALTESRE